The Silurus meridionalis isolate SWU-2019-XX chromosome 16, ASM1480568v1, whole genome shotgun sequence genome has a segment encoding these proteins:
- the bhlhe23 gene encoding class E basic helix-loop-helix protein 23, with amino-acid sequence MNAREENLLKSISSDTLLDLTQRYGQAALGFGPPHGASSPARFPLASSAAADFLTAQTAKSGESGGEHTSDDDDGFEVDSRKQSSAFGEDPKHPAAKKPKEQRSLRLSINARERRRMHDLNDALDGLRAVIPYAHSPSVRKLSKIATLLLAKNYILMQGQALEEMRRLVAYLNQGQTITSAVPSALAPFGQTAAAAAAVYPFSGTALAACVEKCSYSAAPSSLFKHCSDKP; translated from the coding sequence atgaaCGCTCGAGAGGAGAATCTGCTCAAATCGATTAGCAGCGACACGCTTCTGGATCTGACGCAGCGTTATGGGCAAGCGGCTCTGGGCTTCGGTCCGCCTCACGGCGCTTCGAGTCCTGCGCGTTTCCCGCTCGCCTCCTCCGCCGCTGCGGACTTCCTCACGGCGCAGACGGCCAAATCTGGCGAGAGCGGGGGTGAGCACACGAGCGACGACGACGATGGCTTCGAAGTAGACTCACGGAAGCAGAGCTCGGCCTTTGGAGAGGATCCCAAGCACCCGGCCGCCAAGAAGCCCAAGGAGCAGCGCTCTCTGCGCCTGAGCATCAACGCGCGTGAGCGCCGGCGCATGCACGACCTGAACGATGCGCTCGACGGCCTGCGCGCCGTCATCCCGTATGCGCACAGCCCGTCCGTGCGCAAACTGTCCAAAATCGCCACGCTACTCTTAGCCAAGAACTACATCCTCATGCAGGGGCAGGCTCTGGAGGAGATGCGCCGACTCGTGGCGTACCTTAACCAGGGCCAGACGATTACGTCGGCTGTACCGAGCGCACTTGCCCCGTTCGGACAgaccgccgccgccgccgccgccgtgTACCCGTTCTCAGGCACGGCGCTCGCCGCTTGCGTGGAGAAGTGCTCATACTCAGCGGCGCCTTCGAGTCTCTTCAAGCACTGCAGCGATAAGCCTTGA